One stretch of Rosistilla oblonga DNA includes these proteins:
- a CDS encoding heavy metal translocating P-type ATPase has product MKTKSSTAIDPVCGMTVETGDSRHSRFNGEEYFFCSEGCQQNFDNDPAGVLAAQKQKAQGLSVIGAAGPHSCCGGNGGSSTKSADTVSNPDAIYTCPMHLEIEQVGPGDCPICGMDLEPKVVERENRAEEAQYADMRRRFWIGVALSLPLLIVAMGPMIGIDVRSWMNQTTFGWVQFALATPVVWWCGWPLLVRGAKSFRTLNLNMFALIAVGSLAAYFFSLVVVLLPGVIPEAFYENGAPPLYFEAAAVIITLVLLGQVLELRARRQTGSAIRELMELAPETATRISDDGDEEVALDAVRKGDRLRVRPGEKVPVDGRVVSGASRVDESMLTGEPVPVSKTEGDEITGGTLNQTGALVMEAVGVGGDTVLNRIVQMVADAQRSRAPIQQLVDVVARYFVPAVIGSAIVAFVGWAVWGPEPRLAHAFVAAVAVLIIACPCALGLATPMSVMVGVGRGAKDGVLIKNAEVLEVMEKVDTIVVDKTGTLTQGRPEVTHIETYGDWNTAEVLTLAAAVEAQSEHPLAQAVLRRVKSDGMQVPEATEFDSITGGGVSGRVDQSQVLIGKADLLSEQGIADIDLARENARSHQAEGATVVFVAIDGKLAATLAIADPIKESTPAALQTLHELGLKVLMLTGDAEATAEAVAKKLGIDEFHAGVSPADKHEFIRQLKRDGKIVAMCGDGINDAPALAEANVGIAMGTGTGVAIESAGVTLVGGDLRSVAAAGSLSRKTMSNIRQNLFFAFIYNALGIPVAAGLLYPIFGMLLSPMIAAAAMSLSSVSVIANALRLRAAKLN; this is encoded by the coding sequence ATGAAAACCAAAAGCAGCACCGCCATCGACCCCGTCTGCGGAATGACCGTCGAGACCGGCGACTCGCGGCACAGTCGATTCAACGGCGAGGAATACTTCTTCTGCAGCGAGGGTTGCCAGCAAAACTTTGACAACGATCCGGCGGGAGTGCTTGCGGCGCAGAAGCAAAAAGCGCAAGGACTAAGCGTCATCGGTGCCGCTGGTCCCCATTCCTGTTGCGGTGGGAATGGTGGATCATCGACCAAGTCGGCCGATACCGTGTCAAACCCCGATGCGATCTACACCTGCCCGATGCACCTGGAAATCGAACAGGTGGGGCCGGGCGATTGCCCGATCTGTGGAATGGATCTGGAACCGAAAGTCGTCGAGCGGGAGAACCGGGCGGAAGAAGCACAATACGCTGACATGCGTCGTCGATTCTGGATCGGCGTCGCCCTGTCGTTGCCACTGCTGATCGTTGCGATGGGACCGATGATCGGCATCGATGTCAGAAGTTGGATGAACCAAACAACGTTTGGTTGGGTGCAGTTCGCATTGGCAACGCCGGTCGTTTGGTGGTGCGGTTGGCCGCTGTTGGTCCGTGGGGCGAAGTCGTTCCGCACTCTCAACCTGAACATGTTCGCGTTGATCGCCGTCGGCAGCTTGGCCGCCTACTTCTTTAGTCTTGTGGTCGTCTTGTTGCCAGGCGTAATCCCCGAGGCATTCTATGAAAACGGCGCACCACCACTCTATTTCGAAGCGGCTGCGGTGATCATCACCTTGGTTTTGCTCGGCCAGGTTCTTGAACTGCGGGCCCGTCGCCAGACCGGCAGTGCGATTCGAGAACTGATGGAATTGGCTCCCGAAACGGCGACGCGGATCAGCGACGACGGCGACGAAGAAGTCGCGTTGGACGCGGTGCGGAAGGGTGACCGATTGCGAGTCCGTCCGGGCGAGAAGGTCCCTGTCGATGGTCGCGTCGTTAGCGGGGCGAGCCGAGTCGACGAATCGATGTTAACAGGCGAGCCGGTTCCCGTTTCGAAGACCGAAGGGGACGAGATCACCGGCGGTACGTTGAACCAGACCGGCGCACTGGTCATGGAAGCTGTCGGCGTTGGCGGCGACACGGTTCTCAATCGTATTGTTCAAATGGTCGCCGACGCCCAACGCAGTCGGGCGCCGATCCAACAGCTGGTCGATGTCGTCGCCCGCTATTTCGTCCCGGCAGTGATCGGATCAGCGATCGTCGCCTTTGTCGGTTGGGCTGTCTGGGGGCCAGAGCCACGGTTGGCGCATGCCTTTGTCGCGGCGGTTGCGGTCCTGATCATCGCCTGCCCCTGTGCGTTGGGACTGGCGACACCGATGTCGGTGATGGTCGGCGTCGGACGCGGTGCGAAGGATGGTGTGCTGATCAAAAACGCGGAGGTGTTGGAGGTGATGGAAAAGGTCGACACGATCGTTGTCGACAAGACCGGCACGCTGACTCAGGGTCGCCCGGAAGTCACCCACATCGAAACCTATGGCGATTGGAACACGGCCGAGGTGCTGACACTTGCCGCCGCCGTGGAAGCTCAAAGCGAACACCCGTTGGCCCAAGCTGTTCTTCGGCGGGTGAAGAGCGATGGGATGCAGGTGCCCGAAGCGACGGAGTTTGATAGCATCACGGGTGGAGGTGTTTCGGGACGCGTTGACCAATCGCAAGTCTTGATTGGCAAAGCTGACCTGTTGTCCGAACAGGGAATCGCAGACATCGACTTGGCACGGGAGAACGCGCGTTCACACCAAGCCGAAGGAGCGACGGTCGTCTTCGTCGCGATCGACGGCAAGCTGGCCGCAACGTTAGCAATCGCCGATCCGATCAAGGAGAGCACTCCCGCGGCGCTGCAGACGTTGCACGAACTGGGGTTGAAGGTCTTGATGTTGACGGGCGATGCGGAAGCGACAGCCGAAGCGGTCGCAAAGAAGCTGGGAATCGACGAATTTCACGCGGGTGTTTCGCCGGCCGACAAACACGAATTCATACGCCAACTCAAACGCGATGGAAAGATCGTGGCGATGTGTGGCGATGGGATCAACGACGCGCCGGCACTCGCCGAGGCGAACGTCGGGATCGCAATGGGAACCGGTACCGGCGTGGCGATCGAATCCGCAGGCGTGACGTTGGTCGGCGGCGATCTACGCAGCGTGGCGGCAGCTGGGTCGCTGAGTCGCAAGACGATGAGCAATATTCGTCAGAACCTGTTCTTCGCCTTCATCTACAACGCGTTGGGGATTCCGGTCGCGGCAGGCTTGCTGTATCCGATCTTCGGGATGTTGTTGAGCCCGATGATCGCGGCGGCAGCGATGAGTCTGAGCAGCGTCTCGGTGATCGCCAACGCATTGCGGTTGCGCGCCGCGAAACTCAACTAG
- a CDS encoding Na+/H+ antiporter subunit C: MDIVLAITVGGLYAAGIYMMMRRSVVKLVIGLGLLSHAANLLIFTAGGVVRGRAPVVPAGEMQPLSEVADPLPQALILTAIVISFAVLAFTLVLVYRTYQTLETDDLDQLKATDT; this comes from the coding sequence ATGGATATTGTCTTGGCGATCACCGTCGGTGGTTTGTATGCCGCAGGGATCTATATGATGATGCGTCGCAGCGTCGTAAAGCTGGTGATTGGGCTTGGCTTGCTGAGCCACGCGGCCAACCTGCTGATATTCACAGCGGGTGGCGTCGTGCGTGGCCGCGCTCCGGTGGTTCCTGCTGGAGAAATGCAACCGCTATCGGAGGTCGCCGACCCACTTCCTCAAGCGTTGATCCTGACGGCCATCGTGATCAGTTTCGCAGTGCTGGCGTTCACGTTGGTTCTCGTTTATCGAACGTATCAAACGCTAGAAACCGATGATCTAGACCAACTCAAGGCGACCGACACATGA
- a CDS encoding Na+/H+ antiporter subunit E, with product MIYFFFNIFLALVWALASGQISLSNLGLGFLLGYAVLWFSKPLLGPTGYFRRLPVALRFVVFFFWQLVLSNLRVAYDVITPPLYMRPGIVAVPLDAKTDQEITLLANLITLTPGTLSLNLSEDRSTLYVHAMFVDSPDSVRDSIKNGFERRLLELMR from the coding sequence ATGATCTACTTCTTTTTCAACATCTTCCTGGCACTGGTCTGGGCACTGGCGAGCGGACAAATTTCTTTGTCAAACCTCGGGCTCGGCTTTCTCCTCGGGTACGCGGTCCTCTGGTTTTCAAAACCGTTGCTGGGACCGACGGGCTATTTCCGACGATTGCCAGTCGCTTTACGGTTTGTCGTTTTCTTCTTCTGGCAACTGGTGTTGTCCAATCTCCGTGTTGCCTACGATGTCATCACGCCTCCGCTTTACATGCGACCGGGAATTGTGGCTGTTCCATTGGACGCAAAGACCGATCAGGAAATTACTCTGCTGGCAAATTTGATTACGCTGACACCGGGCACGTTGAGTCTCAATTTGTCCGAAGACCGAAGCACACTGTATGTGCATGCGATGTTCGTCGACAGCCCCGACAGTGTCCGCGACAGCATCAAGAACGGCTTTGAGCGACGACTACTGGAGTTGATGCGATGA
- a CDS encoding four-helix bundle copper-binding protein, whose protein sequence is MSAATASKQECIKNCQECQTTCAEQLTSHCLVEGGGHVQQEHVQRMLDCIAACKACIDFMSRNSEYHALYCKACAEVCKACADSCERVGDMDQCVACCRKCEQSCSAMAT, encoded by the coding sequence ATGAGTGCGGCAACCGCCAGCAAACAGGAATGCATCAAGAACTGCCAAGAATGTCAAACGACCTGCGCCGAACAATTGACCAGTCACTGCCTCGTTGAGGGGGGGGGACATGTGCAGCAAGAGCACGTCCAGCGGATGCTCGATTGTATCGCTGCCTGCAAAGCTTGCATCGACTTCATGAGCCGCAACAGTGAATACCACGCGTTGTACTGCAAGGCGTGTGCTGAAGTTTGCAAGGCCTGCGCCGACAGCTGTGAACGGGTTGGCGACATGGACCAATGCGTCGCCTGTTGTCGCAAATGTGAGCAGAGTTGCTCCGCGATGGCAACGTAG
- a CDS encoding Na+/H+ antiporter subunit D produces the protein MNAQVAVIAPIALPLATMAVLLFAWKSIATQRVIGLIGSALLTVSAAVLLWLVDRNEFIVLQVGNWPAPFGITLVADRLSSIMVMLAGLMGFAVSVYSLVSIDESRVSYGFYPLMQLLLMGVCGAFLTGDLFNLYVWFEVMLIASFVLLTLGGERGQLEGAIKYVTLNLISSAVFLAAIGVIYAATGTLNMADLALKLRSFPDEGIVSVLAMLFLIAFGTKAAVFPLFFWLPASYHTPPVAVSAIFAGLLTKVGVYSLIRAFTLLFVTDLEFTHDLLLLIAGLTMVTGVLGAMAQSEIRRILSFHIVSQIGYMLMGLALFTPLALAGSIFYIIHHIVVKTNLFLIGGIVERRFGSGQLKDVGGLYRSAPMLATLFFLSAMSLAGVPPLSGFFAKLTLIQGGLEAEGYAIVAVALVVSLLTLFSMTKIWAEVFWKPAPDDQATTARVANYSTSERLSLFSPILLLATITIGIGVLAGPVMDVSIATAKQLLDQDAYIEAVLPDHRLTDSHPSPIVPVAEAANSAEQSLEPHELRPRPRGVTSQ, from the coding sequence ATGAATGCTCAGGTTGCCGTAATCGCACCGATCGCTCTACCACTCGCCACGATGGCGGTACTGTTGTTTGCGTGGAAGTCGATCGCTACTCAGAGAGTCATCGGTTTGATCGGTTCGGCGTTGTTGACCGTCTCCGCCGCTGTCCTGTTGTGGCTTGTTGACCGCAATGAATTCATCGTATTGCAAGTCGGAAATTGGCCCGCCCCTTTCGGCATCACGCTGGTCGCGGATCGGTTGAGTTCGATCATGGTGATGCTGGCGGGGCTGATGGGCTTTGCGGTGTCGGTCTATTCGCTGGTGTCGATCGATGAGAGTCGCGTGAGTTATGGATTCTATCCGCTGATGCAATTATTGCTGATGGGTGTATGCGGAGCGTTCCTGACCGGCGATCTGTTTAATCTCTATGTGTGGTTTGAAGTCATGCTGATCGCGTCGTTTGTCTTGTTGACACTCGGTGGCGAACGAGGGCAACTCGAAGGTGCAATCAAGTATGTGACGTTGAATCTGATTTCTTCTGCGGTGTTTCTAGCGGCAATTGGAGTGATCTACGCAGCGACCGGAACGCTGAACATGGCCGATCTCGCACTGAAACTGCGGAGCTTTCCCGATGAAGGGATCGTATCCGTGTTGGCGATGCTGTTTCTGATCGCGTTTGGAACCAAAGCCGCCGTCTTCCCACTCTTCTTTTGGCTGCCCGCCTCGTACCACACTCCGCCGGTCGCCGTCTCCGCAATCTTCGCCGGCCTACTGACGAAGGTCGGCGTCTATTCGCTGATTCGCGCGTTCACGCTGTTGTTCGTCACCGATCTGGAATTCACTCACGACCTGCTGTTGCTGATCGCCGGCCTGACGATGGTGACGGGTGTGCTGGGAGCGATGGCGCAGAGCGAGATTCGCCGCATCCTATCGTTTCATATCGTGAGTCAGATCGGGTACATGTTGATGGGACTGGCGTTGTTCACGCCGCTGGCGCTAGCCGGTTCCATCTTCTATATCATCCATCACATCGTCGTGAAAACAAATCTGTTTCTGATCGGCGGTATCGTCGAACGGCGGTTCGGGAGCGGGCAACTGAAAGATGTCGGCGGCCTGTATCGTTCCGCACCGATGCTGGCGACATTGTTCTTTCTGTCAGCCATGTCGCTGGCGGGAGTGCCGCCGCTTTCGGGGTTCTTCGCGAAACTGACATTAATTCAAGGCGGTCTTGAAGCGGAAGGATACGCCATCGTTGCGGTGGCACTTGTGGTGAGTCTGCTGACCCTGTTTTCGATGACGAAAATCTGGGCCGAAGTCTTTTGGAAGCCGGCACCCGACGATCAGGCGACCACTGCGCGCGTCGCCAATTACTCAACGTCTGAGCGTTTAAGCTTGTTCAGTCCGATACTCCTACTCGCAACCATCACCATAGGAATCGGTGTACTTGCCGGACCGGTGATGGATGTTTCCATCGCCACCGCCAAACAACTGCTGGACCAAGACGCCTACATCGAAGCCGTGTTGCCCGACCATCGTCTGACCGATAGCCACCCGAGCCCGATTGTCCCGGTTGCAGAGGCCGCAAACTCCGCTGAGCAGAGCCTTGAGCCGCATGAACTTCGACCACGCCCTCGCGGAGTGACATCGCAATGA
- a CDS encoding mechanosensitive ion channel domain-containing protein, whose translation MLTLLCASAAAIAQEATPTADDVAAEVTKQPIDDKAGPATVADKVQVDPINSDERIENRLQEILEATGWFTGSEVRVDRGVAFLSGIADTEKHQQWAEATAMKTSDVVAVVNRMRIADRPFWNFAPALQSMKDLAHEATSLLPLVLVAAIVVIVGYYLARLAALVTRKLTGRSVDSQLLQQVAGNVVGVLIFIVVFYIALRVSGLTRLAVTLLGGTGLVGLAIGFAFRDIAENYLASILISLNHPFRVGDLIEVGDVGGKGAMGYVRRVTMRGTILSTLEGNQIQLPNSTVYKGMVTNYTATPLSRLDFSVGVGFEDSIGEAQDLIMRVLTQHEAVVSEPPPMVLVESLGSATVNLKVFYWFDLTKNSGLKVGSSIIRQVKQSLTAAGITMPDEARELVFPHGVPVQISESPIAGVAKPPMAAPPKPKPQTSEAAINHGEDDLKTERTDVLKATDGDETIEGETNLIG comes from the coding sequence GTGCTCACGTTGCTTTGCGCCTCTGCAGCGGCGATCGCGCAAGAGGCTACGCCGACGGCGGACGATGTGGCAGCGGAGGTGACCAAGCAGCCGATCGATGATAAAGCGGGCCCCGCGACGGTCGCTGACAAGGTGCAGGTCGACCCGATCAATAGCGACGAGAGGATCGAGAATCGCTTGCAGGAGATCTTGGAAGCGACTGGATGGTTTACCGGCAGCGAGGTTCGCGTCGATCGCGGCGTCGCGTTTCTCTCTGGGATTGCGGATACGGAAAAACATCAGCAATGGGCTGAAGCAACCGCGATGAAAACATCGGATGTCGTGGCCGTCGTCAATCGAATGCGGATCGCCGATCGTCCGTTCTGGAACTTCGCCCCTGCGCTGCAATCGATGAAAGATCTGGCACACGAGGCGACCAGCCTGTTGCCGCTGGTTCTAGTCGCGGCTATCGTCGTGATCGTGGGCTATTATCTCGCACGGCTCGCCGCGTTGGTGACCCGTAAGCTGACCGGCCGCAGCGTCGACAGCCAGTTGCTGCAGCAAGTCGCTGGCAACGTGGTGGGCGTCTTGATTTTCATCGTCGTGTTTTACATCGCGCTACGTGTCTCCGGACTCACACGTCTTGCCGTCACCCTGTTGGGCGGCACCGGTTTGGTTGGGCTGGCAATTGGGTTTGCGTTCCGCGATATCGCAGAGAACTATCTCGCCAGCATCCTGATCTCGCTGAATCATCCGTTCCGCGTGGGCGACTTGATCGAAGTCGGCGACGTTGGTGGTAAAGGGGCGATGGGCTATGTTCGCCGCGTGACGATGCGAGGCACGATCCTAAGCACGCTGGAAGGGAATCAAATTCAGTTGCCCAACAGCACCGTCTACAAAGGGATGGTGACCAACTACACCGCGACGCCACTGAGTCGGCTCGATTTCTCCGTCGGCGTGGGCTTTGAGGATTCGATCGGCGAAGCGCAAGACCTGATCATGCGAGTGTTAACGCAACACGAAGCTGTCGTGAGCGAACCGCCACCGATGGTCCTTGTCGAATCGCTCGGGTCGGCAACCGTCAACTTGAAGGTCTTTTACTGGTTTGACTTGACGAAAAACTCGGGGCTTAAGGTCGGCAGTTCGATCATCCGCCAAGTCAAACAGTCGCTCACGGCGGCAGGGATCACGATGCCCGATGAGGCTCGCGAGCTGGTCTTTCCCCACGGCGTGCCGGTTCAGATTAGCGAATCGCCCATCGCTGGTGTCGCGAAGCCGCCGATGGCTGCGCCGCCGAAGCCGAAGCCGCAGACCAGCGAAGCGGCGATCAACCATGGCGAGGACGATCTGAAAACGGAACGGACTGACGTGTTGAAGGCGACCGACGGAGACGAGACGATCGAAGGCGAAACCAATTTGATCGGCTAG
- a CDS encoding Na+/H+ antiporter subunit B, which yields MDSVILKTAIRFLMPLILLSSVFLFLRGHNEPGGGFVGGLMASGAIVLYAITHSAAAARQVVRVPHRVLIGSGLLMSLCSGLLPLFLGRPFLTGMWTTITTTGFGKIHLGTPLLFDLGVFCVVTGVTLVFVFSLLEE from the coding sequence ATGGACTCGGTGATTCTGAAAACGGCAATTCGATTCCTGATGCCACTGATTCTGCTGTCGTCGGTGTTTCTGTTCTTGCGCGGACACAACGAACCGGGAGGCGGTTTTGTGGGAGGCCTGATGGCCAGCGGAGCGATCGTGTTGTACGCGATCACTCACAGTGCGGCTGCCGCTCGACAAGTGGTGCGTGTGCCGCACCGCGTATTGATCGGTTCGGGATTGTTGATGTCGCTCTGTAGTGGATTGCTGCCACTGTTTTTGGGCCGACCTTTTCTCACCGGCATGTGGACAACGATCACAACGACGGGATTCGGAAAAATCCATCTCGGTACGCCGCTGCTGTTCGACCTCGGTGTCTTCTGCGTAGTCACCGGTGTCACCCTCGTTTTCGTTTTTTCACTCCTCGAAGAATAG
- a CDS encoding DUF1501 domain-containing protein, giving the protein MNLARREFFETAGIGLGSLALNAMLGDEVSASGSASSFSQQPHFPPTVKSVIFLFMSGGPGHMDTFDPKPLLSKMDGEYVPDSIAATVPNIPRAGVGSKLMASPFGFKKYGESGIEVSELLPHTAKHVDDLCVIRSLNHRIPVHGPGENFTLTGSSLGERPSLGGWVTYGLGSEARDLPGFIVLSSNSSGPAPQRPGWGSGFLPARFQGTQIDNQRGVPYSELPDLYSVDDRRDQLDFIRSMNQQHLRRQDLNTELEARIESYELGFRMQLNAPEILDLSGETEATQRMYGIDQKASKQFGSHCLLARRLVEQGVRFIQLRNGGWDAHGALKGNHINRCRATDMPVAGLLQDLKQRDLLDQTLVVWGGEFGRTPTTEGIRTGDSRGRDHSPAGYTMWMAGGGIKGGQVIGATDELGYVPIERPLSPHDLHATMLHGLGLDQHKLLYRHNNRDEIATVLGGEVIHEAFAK; this is encoded by the coding sequence ATGAATCTAGCGCGACGAGAGTTCTTCGAAACTGCGGGCATCGGTCTGGGATCGCTCGCTTTAAACGCCATGTTAGGCGACGAAGTATCGGCCAGCGGTTCGGCCTCGTCGTTTTCGCAGCAACCTCATTTCCCACCCACTGTCAAAAGCGTGATCTTCCTGTTCATGTCGGGCGGACCGGGGCACATGGATACCTTTGATCCTAAGCCGCTGTTGTCGAAGATGGATGGTGAGTACGTTCCCGACAGCATCGCCGCGACGGTCCCAAACATTCCGCGGGCCGGTGTCGGTTCAAAATTGATGGCTTCGCCGTTTGGGTTCAAGAAGTATGGGGAATCGGGGATCGAGGTCTCCGAACTGCTGCCACACACCGCCAAGCATGTCGACGATCTGTGCGTGATCCGTTCGTTGAACCACCGCATTCCCGTTCATGGTCCTGGAGAAAACTTCACCTTGACCGGATCTTCACTCGGTGAACGCCCGAGTCTCGGTGGATGGGTGACTTACGGGTTGGGCAGCGAAGCCCGCGACCTGCCCGGCTTTATCGTGTTGTCATCCAATTCGTCGGGCCCGGCACCGCAGCGGCCAGGCTGGGGAAGCGGTTTCCTGCCCGCTCGATTTCAGGGGACGCAGATCGACAACCAACGGGGCGTACCCTATTCCGAACTCCCCGACCTCTACTCCGTTGACGATCGTCGCGATCAGCTCGATTTCATCCGCAGCATGAATCAACAGCATCTTCGCCGGCAGGATCTCAACACCGAACTCGAGGCCCGGATCGAATCGTACGAATTGGGCTTTCGGATGCAGTTGAACGCACCGGAAATTCTTGACCTTTCGGGCGAAACCGAAGCAACGCAGCGGATGTATGGAATCGATCAGAAAGCGAGCAAGCAGTTTGGCAGTCATTGTCTGTTGGCCCGCCGATTAGTCGAACAAGGTGTCCGCTTTATCCAGCTGCGCAACGGCGGTTGGGACGCGCACGGAGCATTAAAAGGGAACCATATCAATCGCTGCCGGGCGACCGACATGCCTGTTGCCGGTCTGCTGCAAGATCTAAAACAACGCGATCTGTTGGATCAAACGTTGGTTGTTTGGGGCGGCGAGTTTGGGCGAACGCCGACCACCGAAGGAATTCGAACCGGCGATAGCCGCGGCCGAGATCACTCACCCGCTGGATACACGATGTGGATGGCCGGTGGCGGAATCAAAGGCGGGCAAGTGATCGGTGCGACCGACGAATTGGGATATGTCCCGATCGAGCGGCCACTCTCCCCACACGACCTGCATGCCACCATGCTTCACGGCCTGGGGCTGGACCAACACAAACTGCTCTACCGGCACAACAATCGTGATGAAATCGCAACCGTTCTCGGCGGCGAAGTAATTCACGAAGCATTTGCGAAGTGA
- a CDS encoding putative monovalent cation/H+ antiporter subunit A, with protein sequence MLLWILIILLAACLAGGVNRFVGSRGGWGLALVPAGVFACLLDQWPLVLNQQSLSLYFEWVPALNLALSLRLDGLSLIFGLLITGIGALVLVYAGAYLKGDDRLGRLWMFLLLFMAAMLGLVLADNLLTLFIFWELTSITSYLLIGFNSDRTESRAYALQALLVTGGGGLVLLPGLILLGGVGDSFEISTLLENSEQIRQHALYVPILIMILVGAFTKSAQFPFHFWLPNAMAAPTPISAYLHSATMVKAGIYLIARLHPILGGTAEWFWMIAPVGTITMILGAAMALRATDLKQILAYATISVLGTLTMLLGIGTEATLTAALVVLVAHAFYKGGLFMVAGAIDHAIHQRDVRQLGGLRLAMPATFAAALLGGISMAGVLPTFGFIAKETWYEAVGGDVASIGFLAASVLSNIGLVAAVGMVCIKPFFGTRTDATQAAHEGSLAMWGPPVALGTTGLVLGLMSTQFSGLLTAGSSAIAGSVVPVKLALWHGVNVTLLLSLLTLAGGLTLFTQRLRLEGVFKSADRFIRYGPSWVYGWLLKSINLLARGQTAILQNGYLRFYLLTMVGITVLSVWMALEGEVRSHLKPMPLDFRIHELLLAGLILLAAVVAVRAKTWLLAVGSLGVVGYSVAGIFVLFGAPDLAMTQFVIETLTVILFVMAFSRLPDFRRLTSAGTRARDAVIAVVAGATITVLLLFAMTVRTDHPISEYYTTNSVTEAHGRNVVNVILVDFRALDTLGEITVLSIAAIGVYSLLMLRPAKRIAPGDGTNSAAQGSCLTSTQSED encoded by the coding sequence ATGCTTCTGTGGATATTGATTATCCTGCTTGCAGCGTGTCTGGCTGGTGGAGTGAATCGCTTCGTTGGTTCACGCGGTGGTTGGGGGCTCGCTCTAGTTCCCGCCGGAGTATTTGCGTGCTTGTTAGATCAGTGGCCGTTGGTCCTGAACCAGCAGAGTCTGTCGTTGTATTTTGAATGGGTTCCGGCACTCAATCTGGCGTTGTCGCTGCGGTTGGATGGACTGAGTCTAATATTCGGGCTGCTGATAACCGGTATCGGAGCGTTAGTTCTGGTGTATGCCGGGGCCTACTTAAAAGGCGACGATCGGCTCGGTCGATTGTGGATGTTCTTGCTGCTGTTCATGGCAGCCATGCTGGGACTTGTGTTGGCTGATAACCTGCTGACGCTGTTCATCTTTTGGGAACTGACCAGCATTACGTCGTACCTTTTGATCGGTTTTAACAGTGACCGTACCGAATCACGTGCTTACGCGTTGCAGGCGTTGCTTGTGACGGGCGGTGGCGGATTGGTGCTGTTGCCGGGGCTGATTTTACTGGGAGGCGTGGGGGACTCGTTCGAGATTTCCACGCTGCTTGAGAACAGCGAACAAATCCGTCAGCACGCTCTTTATGTTCCGATCCTGATCATGATTCTGGTCGGAGCGTTCACCAAGTCGGCTCAATTTCCGTTTCACTTCTGGCTGCCAAACGCGATGGCAGCTCCCACGCCGATCAGCGCGTATTTGCATTCGGCCACGATGGTTAAAGCGGGCATCTATCTCATCGCCCGTCTGCACCCAATTTTGGGAGGGACAGCAGAGTGGTTCTGGATGATCGCTCCAGTTGGCACAATCACGATGATCCTTGGCGCGGCGATGGCGTTGCGGGCGACCGATCTTAAACAGATTCTGGCTTATGCCACGATCAGTGTGTTGGGAACGCTGACAATGCTGTTGGGCATTGGAACCGAAGCCACGTTGACCGCGGCGTTAGTGGTACTGGTGGCGCATGCTTTCTACAAAGGCGGATTGTTTATGGTGGCCGGAGCCATCGACCACGCAATTCACCAGCGCGATGTCCGTCAGCTTGGCGGATTGCGGCTAGCAATGCCGGCCACGTTTGCTGCGGCGTTGCTTGGCGGTATTTCTATGGCAGGAGTCTTGCCGACGTTTGGATTCATCGCAAAGGAGACATGGTACGAAGCGGTCGGAGGAGATGTTGCCAGCATCGGTTTCCTGGCTGCGTCGGTCCTCTCCAACATTGGATTGGTGGCGGCAGTCGGAATGGTTTGCATCAAGCCGTTTTTCGGAACTCGAACCGACGCGACGCAAGCAGCGCACGAAGGAAGTCTGGCGATGTGGGGGCCGCCTGTCGCACTGGGCACGACGGGATTGGTATTGGGATTGATGTCGACGCAGTTCAGCGGATTGCTGACCGCCGGAAGTAGTGCAATTGCGGGAAGCGTTGTGCCGGTGAAATTAGCGTTGTGGCACGGTGTCAACGTGACCTTGCTGTTATCGCTTCTGACCTTAGCGGGTGGGCTGACGTTATTTACCCAACGGCTTCGGCTGGAGGGCGTCTTCAAATCGGCCGATCGCTTCATCCGATATGGACCGTCGTGGGTGTACGGATGGCTGCTGAAATCTATCAACCTGTTAGCACGCGGGCAGACTGCGATTCTGCAAAACGGTTACTTGCGATTCTATTTGCTCACGATGGTCGGAATCACTGTATTGAGCGTGTGGATGGCGTTGGAAGGCGAAGTGCGATCGCACCTGAAACCGATGCCACTGGACTTTCGAATCCACGAGCTCCTGTTGGCGGGGTTGATTCTGTTGGCCGCCGTTGTGGCGGTTCGCGCGAAAACATGGCTGCTGGCGGTGGGATCACTTGGAGTTGTCGGTTACTCGGTCGCAGGCATTTTTGTCTTGTTTGGTGCCCCGGACCTGGCGATGACGCAGTTTGTCATCGAAACCCTGACGGTCATCCTGTTCGTGATGGCGTTTTCTCGACTGCCAGACTTTCGTCGTTTGACGTCCGCAGGCACGCGTGCCCGCGACGCGGTGATAGCCGTTGTGGCCGGGGCGACGATCACCGTGTTATTGCTGTTCGCGATGACCGTTCGCACCGACCATCCGATATCCGAATACTACACGACGAACAGCGTTACCGAAGCACACGGTCGCAACGTAGTCAACGTAATCCTTGTCGACTTCCGAGCCTTGGACACGTTGGGGGAGATCACGGTTCTCTCGATCGCGGCGATTGGCGTCTATTCGTTGTTGATGCTGCGACCAGCGAAACGAATTGCCCCCGGCGACGGCACCAACAGTGCGGCGCAGGGTTCGTGTCTGACTTCAACACAGTCGGAGGATTGA